In Crassostrea angulata isolate pt1a10 chromosome 6, ASM2561291v2, whole genome shotgun sequence, a genomic segment contains:
- the LOC128189608 gene encoding neuronal acetylcholine receptor subunit alpha-7-like, whose product MKSIHLSISWCLFFSICVTGVSCSGYNDVQNLQRELLANYTPNIRPLINQSEAITVYADFGLISILSFDERAGILKTRCFMAFSWIDEKIRWNSSNTSIKNIRLPLTSVWVPQIFFQNSATEQMNIDSKSGSLLYFSNGTALNVFGGFSTTRCDANLLYYPFDKHSCDLQVISWLPDDKLVMVSTDFPYAAYEFENKEWRVLNVRKRHSMLAISDNHSLITFTVEFQRRPAFYILNILSPIPCLGFLNIFVFKLPVSSGERVSFSLTILLTLVFFLNMIADTLPPVAEPISLYNIMVMLVLQNSVFIGICVILSSMTYEKINQNSEVPEKLRKWTALLLALTKTTNKIDSVKMTKEAKERTQCKVK is encoded by the exons ATGAAGTCAATACATCTTTCCATTTCATGGTGTTTGTTTTTTAGTATTTGTGTAACAGGTGTCTCTTGTTCGGGGTATAATGACGTGCAGAATCTGCAACGAGAGCTCCTTGCAAATTACACACCAAACATTCGACCGTTGATCAACCAAAGCGAAGCTATTACAGTGTATGCAGATTTTGGACTAATTTCAATTCTATCATTTGATGAAAGGGCTGGTATTTTAAAGACACGTTGCTTTATGGCGTTTAGTTGGATTGACGAAAAAATAAGATGGAATTCGTCCAATAcaagcataaaaaatattagattACCATTAACTTCTGTATGGGTACcccaaatcttttttcaaaattcagcAACTGAGCAAATGAATATCGATAGCAAAAGTGGAAGTCTTCTATATTTTTCTAATGGAACTGCTCTTAATGTGTTTGGAGGATTCTCGACGACTCGATGCGACGCAAATCTTTTGTACTATCCTTTTGACAAACACAGCTGTGATTTGCAAGTTATTAGCTGGTTGCCCGATGACAAGCTAGTAATGGTTTCCACGGATTTTCCATACGCGGCAtatgaatttgaaaacaaagaatgGAGGGTACTGAATGTGAGAAAAAGGCACTCGATGTTAGCTATATCCGACAATCATAGTTTGATAACATTTACAGTAGAGTTTCAAAGGAGACCAGCGTTTTATATTCTGAATATCTTATCACCTATACCTTGTCTAGGTTTTCTGAATATCTTTGTCTTCAAGTTACCAGTTTCCTCGGGGGAGCGCGTGTCGTTTTCCTTAACAATTTTACTGACATTGGTGTTTTTCTTAAACATGATTGCTGATACATTGCCACCAGTGGCTGAACCAATTAGTCTGTATAACATCATGGTGATGCTGGTTCTGCAAAATAGTGTCTTTATTGGAATTTGTGTCATTTTGTCATCGATGACGTACGAAAAGATCAACCAGAATTCCGAGGTTCCAGAGAAACTTCGCAAATGGACTGCTTTGTTGTTGGCATTAACAAAAACTACCAATAAAATTGATAGTGTTAAAATGACGAAGGAGGCCAAAGAAAGAACGCAG tGCAAGGTCAAAtga